A region of the Sulfoacidibacillus ferrooxidans genome:
GTTGTTTGCCCATCAGATCGTCAATGCAAGTGGCCAAACGATTCAGATGCCTACAACGAAACCTCTGTTATTTTTTGCTTGGTGGTGTCCGCATTGTCATGCAGCGCTGCAAAACCTACAACAACTAGGTGATCTCAAGGATGTGCAACTTGTCAGCGTGTATCTCGATGCGAATGGAAAAACGGTCACCACGCTTGCCCAAGCGAAAGCACTGACGGCATCCGGCTTGCATGAGGCAGGTATTTCCGTTCCTGCAAGTGCCATCGATTATGTCATGCCAACGAGTCCGATCAACAACATCATTCAAGGCGTACCGATGATCGTAGGGCAGGTTGATCATACGTGGGTAGCGATGGATGGTGAACCGACTGATCCGATACACACCT
Encoded here:
- a CDS encoding TlpA family protein disulfide reductase, whose product is MNHQVWKWTAGSLAIMGLLSGCGTQQASVHATKPVSKIEQTAPITHSSSQDTSIVDGFMKPYDVTPLFAHQIVNASGQTIQMPTTKPLLFFAWWCPHCHAALQNLQQLGDLKDVQLVSVYLDANGKTVTTLAQAKALTASGLHEAGISVPASAIDYVMPTSPINNIIQGVPMIVGQVDHTWVAMDGEPTDPIHTWSDVIHGVRG